Proteins encoded by one window of Pyrinomonadaceae bacterium:
- the rpsG gene encoding 30S ribosomal protein S7 → MPRRRVAERRAVLPDPVYNSPLVTKFINGIMWGGKRSLAERTFYDALRQVGDKAGDEPLKVFKRAIENVRPTVEVKSRRVGGSTYQVPVEVHQERRGALAIRWIVAYARSRGEKTMTDRLAAELLDAANNRGNAVKKKEDTHRMADANKAFAHYKW, encoded by the coding sequence ATGCCGAGACGCAGAGTTGCAGAGCGAAGAGCTGTTCTTCCCGATCCGGTCTACAACAGTCCGCTGGTGACGAAGTTCATCAACGGCATCATGTGGGGCGGCAAGCGTTCGCTGGCCGAGCGTACTTTTTATGATGCCCTGCGGCAGGTCGGCGATAAGGCCGGCGATGAGCCTTTGAAAGTTTTCAAGCGCGCCATCGAAAACGTCAGACCCACGGTTGAAGTGAAATCGCGACGCGTCGGTGGATCCACCTATCAGGTGCCGGTTGAAGTCCACCAGGAGAGGCGTGGCGCGCTGGCAATTCGCTGGATCGTCGCCTATGCACGCAGTCGCGGCGAAAAGACAATGACCGATCGGTTGGCGGCTGAGTTACTTGATGCGGCGAACAATCGCGGCAACGCAGTGAAGAAAAAGGAAGATACGCATCGCATGGCCGATGCGAATAAAGCATTTGCTCACTACAAGTG